The proteins below are encoded in one region of Scylla paramamosain isolate STU-SP2022 chromosome 8, ASM3559412v1, whole genome shotgun sequence:
- the LOC135102626 gene encoding zinc finger and SCAN domain-containing protein 12-like isoform X1 translates to MQEMEWNNRQQIVHKWQPFGLQQMQIQQQQQLQQQHQLPAQHQQQQQLQQQQHPQPPPPQQQPQPQQQMQQQQQQQQLQPPPLQMSQLAPKVNRTGGSTTPHCLVCNVHLGMFAKGGMEVFSEKVTTTSGKLQIHNVLGSIINSELNAAAVHSSIVCKKCFKLLDDIDALEVQLVGMKQLVSSKYTMTLALVKKGLVGKAVLEESPKQQQQQQQQQQQQQQQQGQHQQQQITLPAKAKKLPPKPLNTAGKGIKSKGGTRRGRPPKAVRPRKVGKLAVKSGKLVVKGVDVTLAPEVELKEESVSSDDEEGVPMELDLAEDTEDEAGSSICSLCNKEFPSRTLLVSHLETHGINCESHKCEICDKSFLTAESLVKHKRLHKGKKKNVKRRAGCPAFDITHIKQFKCRQCNKVFTTKSKAEDHERTHTGEKPFECDICGTCFRQKSNLSSHKRVTHLQERRYKCELCDKAFKWKRLLNGHTMSIHTGERPYKCEFCEAGFVYQQHYKKHMRIHTGEKPFKCEVCGKAFNSSNNCRAHMFTHSDKKPYECTLCGAGFMRKPLVLSHIKQHDHIDNIEVYVKANSPTTAVAAAGEGSSNMGGARSPVPNAIIRRRKPNREPTHTAVMHMTQGPPQPAHNNMEESIPHFIIPSNDGREATATGETMGYMFGTFQTQSTVGHYTPLNLGQW, encoded by the exons ATGCAAGAG ATGGAGTGGAACAACCGACAACAAATTGTGCACAAATGGCAGCCTTTTGGCTTACAGCAGATGCAGattcagcaacaacaacagctgcaacagcagcatcagttGCCTGCacagcatcaacagcagcagcagctgcagcaacagcaacacccACAGCCTCCACCCCCTCAGCAGCAGCCTCAGCCACAGCAAcagatgcagcagcagcagcagcaacagcagctcCAGCCACCTCCTCTTCAGATGTCCCAGTTGGCCCCGAAGGTGAACAGGACGGGCGGCTCCACCACCCCTCACTGCCTCGTCTGTAATGTGCACCTTGGCATGTTTGCTAAGGGTGGCATGGAGGTGTTCTCAGAGAAG GTGACCACTACCAGCGGGAAGCTGCAGATCCACAACGTCCTTGGCTCCATCATCAACTCTGAGCTGAATGCTGCTGCTGTGCATTCAAGCATCGTCTGCAAGAAGTGCTTCAAGCTGCTGGACGATATCGATGCTTTGGAAGTGCAGCTTGTTGGCATGAAACAG cTTGTGTCCAGCAAGTATACCATGACCCTGGCACTGGTGAAGAAAGGTCTGGTGGGCAAGGCAGTGTTGGAGGAGAGtcccaagcagcagcagcagcagcagcagcagcagcagcagcagcagcagcagcaagggcaacaccaacagcagcagatcACCCTGCCAGCAAAGGCTAAAAAGTTGCCTCCAAAGCCCCTCAACACAG CAGGAAAAGGCATCAAATCCAAAGGTGGCACAAGAAGAGGCCGGCCACCCAAAGCAGTGCGTCCACGGAAGGTTGGGAAGCTGGCTGTCAAGTCTGGCaagttggtggtgaagggagtGGATGTGACCCTGGCACCAGAGGTGGAGCTCAAGGAGGAGAGTGTGTCCTCTGATGATGAGGAAGGAGTGCCGATGGAACTGGACCTTGCTGAGGACACAGAAGATGAAGCTGGCTCCAGCATATGCTCTTTGTGTAATAAAGAATTTCCATCAAGAACACTTCTGGTATCGCATCTCGAAACTCATGGAATTAACTGTGAATCTCACAAGTGTGAAATTTGTGATAAAAGTTTCCTTACTGCAGAGAGTCTTGTTAAACATAAAAGATtgcataaaggaaagaaaaagaatgttaAACGAAGGGCAGGCTGTCCGGCCTTTGACATCACTCACATAAAGCAGTTTAAGTGTCGTCAGTGCAACAAAGTGTTCACCACGAAGAGCAAGGCGGAGGACCATGAGCGGACTCACACAGGGGAGAAGCCCTTCGAGTGCGACATCTGTGGCACGTGCTTCAGGCAGAAAAGCAACCTCTCATCTCACAAGAGAGTGACTCACCTGCAGGAGAGGCGGTACAAGTGTGAGTTGTGTGACAAGGCCTTCAAGTGGAAAAGATTATTGAATGGCCACACCATGAGCATTCACACTGGAGAGCGGCCATACAAATGTGAGTTTTGTGAGGCAGGTTTTGTGTAtcaacaacattataaaaagcaCATGAGGATTCATACAGGTGAGAAACCTTTTAAATGTGAAGTGTGCGGGAAGGCATTCAATTCCTCAAACAACTGCAGGGCTCACATGTTCACCCACTCAGACAAAAAGCCATACGAGTGCACCCTGTGTGGGGCAGGATTCATGCGCAAGCCTCTTGTTCTGTCCCACATCAAGCAGCACGACCACATAGACAACATAGAGGTGTATGTTAAGGCCAACTCACCCACaacagcagtggcagcagcaggggAGGGCAGCAGCAACATGGGTGGTGCCAGGAGCCCCGTCCCCAATGCCATTATCCGCAGGAGGAAGCCAAACAGAGAGCCGACACACACTGCAGTGATGCACATGACTCAGGGACCACCACAGCCTGCCCATAACAACATGGAGGAGAGTATACCTCACTTCATCATCCCCAGCAATGACGGCAGGGAGGCCACAGCCACCGGGGAGACAATGGGCTATATGTTTGGCACCTTCCAGACACAGAGCACAGTGGGCCATTACACACCCCTCAATCTGGGCCAATGGTAA
- the LOC135102626 gene encoding zinc finger and SCAN domain-containing protein 12-like isoform X2: MQEMEWNNRQQIVHKWQPFGLQQMQIQQQQQLQQQHQLPAQHQQQQQLQQQQHPQPPPPQQQPQPQQQMQQQQQQQQLQPPPLQMSQLAPKVNRTGGSTTPHCLVCNVHLGMFAKGGMEVFSEKVTTTSGKLQIHNVLGSIINSELNAAAVHSSIVCKKCFKLLDDIDALEVQLVGMKQLVSSKYTMTLALVKKGLVGKAVLEESPKQQQQQQQQQQQQQQQQGQHQQQQITLPAKAKKLPPKPLNTGKGIKSKGGTRRGRPPKAVRPRKVGKLAVKSGKLVVKGVDVTLAPEVELKEESVSSDDEEGVPMELDLAEDTEDEAGSSICSLCNKEFPSRTLLVSHLETHGINCESHKCEICDKSFLTAESLVKHKRLHKGKKKNVKRRAGCPAFDITHIKQFKCRQCNKVFTTKSKAEDHERTHTGEKPFECDICGTCFRQKSNLSSHKRVTHLQERRYKCELCDKAFKWKRLLNGHTMSIHTGERPYKCEFCEAGFVYQQHYKKHMRIHTGEKPFKCEVCGKAFNSSNNCRAHMFTHSDKKPYECTLCGAGFMRKPLVLSHIKQHDHIDNIEVYVKANSPTTAVAAAGEGSSNMGGARSPVPNAIIRRRKPNREPTHTAVMHMTQGPPQPAHNNMEESIPHFIIPSNDGREATATGETMGYMFGTFQTQSTVGHYTPLNLGQW, from the exons ATGCAAGAG ATGGAGTGGAACAACCGACAACAAATTGTGCACAAATGGCAGCCTTTTGGCTTACAGCAGATGCAGattcagcaacaacaacagctgcaacagcagcatcagttGCCTGCacagcatcaacagcagcagcagctgcagcaacagcaacacccACAGCCTCCACCCCCTCAGCAGCAGCCTCAGCCACAGCAAcagatgcagcagcagcagcagcaacagcagctcCAGCCACCTCCTCTTCAGATGTCCCAGTTGGCCCCGAAGGTGAACAGGACGGGCGGCTCCACCACCCCTCACTGCCTCGTCTGTAATGTGCACCTTGGCATGTTTGCTAAGGGTGGCATGGAGGTGTTCTCAGAGAAG GTGACCACTACCAGCGGGAAGCTGCAGATCCACAACGTCCTTGGCTCCATCATCAACTCTGAGCTGAATGCTGCTGCTGTGCATTCAAGCATCGTCTGCAAGAAGTGCTTCAAGCTGCTGGACGATATCGATGCTTTGGAAGTGCAGCTTGTTGGCATGAAACAG cTTGTGTCCAGCAAGTATACCATGACCCTGGCACTGGTGAAGAAAGGTCTGGTGGGCAAGGCAGTGTTGGAGGAGAGtcccaagcagcagcagcagcagcagcagcagcagcagcagcagcagcagcagcaagggcaacaccaacagcagcagatcACCCTGCCAGCAAAGGCTAAAAAGTTGCCTCCAAAGCCCCTCAACACAG GAAAAGGCATCAAATCCAAAGGTGGCACAAGAAGAGGCCGGCCACCCAAAGCAGTGCGTCCACGGAAGGTTGGGAAGCTGGCTGTCAAGTCTGGCaagttggtggtgaagggagtGGATGTGACCCTGGCACCAGAGGTGGAGCTCAAGGAGGAGAGTGTGTCCTCTGATGATGAGGAAGGAGTGCCGATGGAACTGGACCTTGCTGAGGACACAGAAGATGAAGCTGGCTCCAGCATATGCTCTTTGTGTAATAAAGAATTTCCATCAAGAACACTTCTGGTATCGCATCTCGAAACTCATGGAATTAACTGTGAATCTCACAAGTGTGAAATTTGTGATAAAAGTTTCCTTACTGCAGAGAGTCTTGTTAAACATAAAAGATtgcataaaggaaagaaaaagaatgttaAACGAAGGGCAGGCTGTCCGGCCTTTGACATCACTCACATAAAGCAGTTTAAGTGTCGTCAGTGCAACAAAGTGTTCACCACGAAGAGCAAGGCGGAGGACCATGAGCGGACTCACACAGGGGAGAAGCCCTTCGAGTGCGACATCTGTGGCACGTGCTTCAGGCAGAAAAGCAACCTCTCATCTCACAAGAGAGTGACTCACCTGCAGGAGAGGCGGTACAAGTGTGAGTTGTGTGACAAGGCCTTCAAGTGGAAAAGATTATTGAATGGCCACACCATGAGCATTCACACTGGAGAGCGGCCATACAAATGTGAGTTTTGTGAGGCAGGTTTTGTGTAtcaacaacattataaaaagcaCATGAGGATTCATACAGGTGAGAAACCTTTTAAATGTGAAGTGTGCGGGAAGGCATTCAATTCCTCAAACAACTGCAGGGCTCACATGTTCACCCACTCAGACAAAAAGCCATACGAGTGCACCCTGTGTGGGGCAGGATTCATGCGCAAGCCTCTTGTTCTGTCCCACATCAAGCAGCACGACCACATAGACAACATAGAGGTGTATGTTAAGGCCAACTCACCCACaacagcagtggcagcagcaggggAGGGCAGCAGCAACATGGGTGGTGCCAGGAGCCCCGTCCCCAATGCCATTATCCGCAGGAGGAAGCCAAACAGAGAGCCGACACACACTGCAGTGATGCACATGACTCAGGGACCACCACAGCCTGCCCATAACAACATGGAGGAGAGTATACCTCACTTCATCATCCCCAGCAATGACGGCAGGGAGGCCACAGCCACCGGGGAGACAATGGGCTATATGTTTGGCACCTTCCAGACACAGAGCACAGTGGGCCATTACACACCCCTCAATCTGGGCCAATGGTAA
- the LOC135102632 gene encoding ADP-ribose pyrophosphatase, mitochondrial-like has product MRSVARVLCQTHLLTSTTLSMHTKCRGGAYPFTKDKVQRVQIPDSKVDWDVEFAEYLPPCYTAPHILAAPPYADPEIGAAGFKPRWNALDGRVSRCSHVKPYDVVDGFPRNVCGRTGVAGRGALGRWGPNHAADPIVTRWKVADGKAVIHEKTRKPILQFVCIQRRDSGHWAIPGGMVDPGERVTTTLQREFLEEALNSLEMTEKQKEKSEKQLKELFKGGVEIYSGYVDDPRNTDNAWMETVAFNFHQDDLQGVLYSMLLHAGDDAKAVKWQDISSTLNLYASHEDMIEKVAHRHQAHWSRNLAVLPTCVCVFCLLVCTTH; this is encoded by the exons ATGAGGAGCGTTGCCAGAGTGCTGTGCCAGACCCACCTTCTCACCTCCACCACTCTCAGCATGCATACCAAGTGTCGCGGTGGGGCATATCCTTTCACCAAGGACAAG GTGCAGCGAGTCCAAATACCAGACAGCAAGGTGGACTGGGATGTTGAGTTTGCAGAATACTTGCCGCCATGCTACACTGCTCCACACATACTAGCTGCACCTCCCTATGCTGACCCAGAGATAGG AGCTGCCGGCTTCAAACCAAGGTGGAATGCATTGGATGGCAGAGTGAGTCGCTGTTCCCATGTGAAACCTTATGATGTGGTGGACGGCTTTCCGCG GAATGTGTGTGGCCGGACAGGAGTGGCAGGGCGAGGTGCTCTGGGACGGTGGGGACCCAACCATGCCGCAGATCCCATTGTGACACGGTGGAAGGTGGCTGATGGCAAGGCAGTCATTCATG AGAAGACCAGAAAACCAATCCTGCAGTTTGTTTGCATCCAGCGTCGGGACAGTGGGCACTGGGCCATTCCCGGTGGCATGGTGGACCCTGGTGAGCgtgtcaccaccaccctgcAGCGGGAGTTCCTGGAAGAGGCACTCAACTCCCTGGAgatgacagagaaacagaaggagaaaagtgaaaagcaGCTCAAGGAACTTTTCAAAGGGG GCGTTGAGATTTACTCTGGATATGTGGACGACCCTCGCAACACTGACAATGCCTGGATGGAGACGGTGGCTTTTAACTTTCATCAAGATGACCTGCAGGGTGTGTTGTACTCAATGCTGCTCCATGCCGGGGATGATGCCAAGGCTGTCAAGTGGCAGGACATCAGCAGCACACTGAACCTCTATGCCAGTCATGAGGACATGATAGAGAAGGTAGCACATAGGCACCAAGCTCACTG GAGCAGAAACCTGGCAGTCCTGCCAacctgtgtatgtgtattttgtttgcttgtctgcACCACACACTGA